GGCTGGAGGAGGGCGAGGCTGCCCTCGCCCTCCTCCAATATTACGCGACGTGAAACCTACGGCTCAGCTAGGGGCAGGTCCCCCACCACGCATCACCGTTGGGGAGGTATGCCAACCCAGCAGAATGGCAGATCGCAACCACCCAGTCACGGCACCCCTGCTGAACGTAGCGGCTGGATAAGGCCCCGGAACTATTACAATGGCCCCAACAACACTGCCCGGCCCCGTTCAGCTCTTGGGCGGACTCGGCCGTCGTTTCGGCCGTCACTGCCTCCTCCACTTCCGCGCTTCCCGAGAGGTTCTCGTCCTGCGATTCTCCGCCCTCATCGACGGAAGCCATACAACCCACCCAGCACGAGCGTCGTAGCGCCGTCGCCGAGAGCTTTTTCGCGACCCTCTAAGGTCGAGCTGGTCGACGCGACGCGCTTCCCGACACGGGATGCCGCGATGACGTCGATCGGTGACTACCTCGAGAGGTTCTACAACCACGCCCGGCGGCACTCGTACCTCGGGTACTTGAGCTCATGCTCGCGAC
The window above is part of the Polyangium spumosum genome. Proteins encoded here:
- a CDS encoding IS3 family transposase, whose protein sequence is MPTQQNGRSQPPSHGTPAERSGWIRPRNYYNGPNNTARPRSALGRTRPSFRPSLPPPLPRFPRGSRPAILRPHRRKPYNPPSTSVVAPSPRAFSRPSKVELVDATRFPTRDAAMTSIGDYLERFYNHARRHSYLGYLSSCSRRCRARAAPTV